From a single Trueperaceae bacterium genomic region:
- a CDS encoding thioredoxin domain-containing protein → FWEYKRVLYAAQTDEAGDWASTDNLVAIARSVPALDAAELRACLADGRYLSEVQRDLELGDRVGVRGTPSIVVDTQGFEAPSYETLAGAIERALGER, encoded by the coding sequence TTCTGGGAGTACAAGCGCGTCCTCTACGCCGCGCAGACCGACGAAGCCGGCGACTGGGCGAGCACCGACAACCTCGTGGCCATCGCGCGGAGCGTGCCCGCCCTCGACGCCGCGGAGCTGCGCGCCTGCCTCGCGGACGGGCGCTACCTGAGCGAGGTGCAGCGCGACCTGGAGCTCGGCGACCGGGTGGGCGTGCGCGGCACCCCCTCCATCGTGGTGGACACGCAAGGCTTCGAGGCGCCCAGCTACGAGACCCTCGCCGGCGCCATCGAGCGCGCGCTCGGCGAGCGCTGA